ctcctgctgcattgtttctTATGTGAAAAGCAAATTAGGGAAAAAGTCCCGACtcaattttctctttttgcctgacattttctggagttttcATCTGAAAACAGTGTAATTAACAGAAGTCATTCTTCATATCAGTGAAGACACAGAAACAGTTTGAGTTCTGTACTCAGTGTGTCtacgggtgtgtgtgtgaaacttaCTCCATTAAGAAGGACTTGTAGACACAAAGAGCCAGCAGCACAGTGACTGGAAGCCTGAAGCTCTTAGGAAGGTCGTAACGTGTAAACATCCACACCACTGCTGCCATGGCAATGTAGTGGACCTACAGGCATAACAATCACTGGTTAGGATTTTCTtttaacataacataatatCACAGACCTATGTCGAGAAAAGAGGACGCACTGAGaatgaaacaatttaaaatacatcTTTATCTGTAGATGCAGACAATTACGGTGATCTACTCTGTGGactgtttaaaacaaatttcaatcATGACAAACACTTCTGTAAATGTATTGGAGGTAGGTGGTAAAACCCATTAAATAAGAGTCAAGGACTGGAAACacaggagcagacagagaggaagaacagcTACTTACCAAACTGATGTTGGAGTCAAAGCTCATCTGGATGTATTTCCAGTCAAACTCAATCCCTCTGGCTCCCACCCACAGAGGAAGACACCTGAACACCCCAACAGGACACGAATGCAATGTTAAGATATTTACAATAACTTGATAAAATGAAGCTGATCTTTTCTTCTGCAAAACCTGTGGAATTGTTTACCTGGACATGACGAGTTCTGCGGTTGCCCAGCCCATGGCAGCCACCATGATCTTGTACTCCCCTTTACCGGCATTACGAGACATGACAAGATGGAGACCCAACAGATCTGCCAGGTCCACCGTTGACTTCATAAATTCCTGGAGGACATGTACAACCATATTTCAACCTCCTTCACAAacaaatggttttttttttaatctgacaGAAAAGTTTAGTTCAACACTCACCCCTACAAAGTCATACACTCCAGCTCCTCCTTCCCATGTGGGGAAAAATGTAGCTAAGAACAGCATCTGAAGCACAAAAGGAAAGAATCTGCTTGAACTAAGGAGCTAACGACTTTACAATTTGTTCTTTGTCTGCAACCCCCACTTAATTTTATTCCAGGCATAAATGACAAATCATTTAATCACGGGTGAGCTCCCTCACCTTACAGAGCTGGACAAACAGATAGGTTGCACCCGCCTGGACACATCTCCAGAAGGCATTGTACTCTGAACTAAAGGTTGGACACACAAACCCAGAGTTAAAATGGTAAAACGATGATCTGCAGAATGCAATATGTTAACAGGTTATTGTGAGGTCAAATAATCTAGGCAGAAATGAGCAGGATACAATGTTGCTGTTGAACAAATGTACACTCAAATTAAGGAACACACGTCTAAGAGGATTATGTGGACCCCTCCCAAATGTCTGA
This region of Paralichthys olivaceus isolate ysfri-2021 chromosome 13, ASM2471397v2, whole genome shotgun sequence genomic DNA includes:
- the tmem147 gene encoding BOS complex subunit TMEM147, yielding MTLFHFGNCFALAYFPYFITYKCSGLSEYNAFWRCVQAGATYLFVQLCKMLFLATFFPTWEGGAGVYDFVGEFMKSTVDLADLLGLHLVMSRNAGKGEYKIMVAAMGWATAELVMSRCLPLWVGARGIEFDWKYIQMSFDSNISLVHYIAMAAVVWMFTRYDLPKSFRLPVTVLLALCVYKSFLMELFVHVFLLGSWTVLLVKAVLTGAISLCSLFLFVTLVHSN